The following are from one region of the Alkalimarinus sediminis genome:
- a CDS encoding NAD-glutamate dehydrogenase, which translates to MNHVTTDSKAIFLKQLTDAFEEKLDKAEAKKVTDFVFQFFGGLPMEEITGKRFSDIYGAVLASWKFIQHHNFKHPKVRVFNPDLEEDGWQSTHTVLAVLHQNIPFLVDSVRMALNERELTVHSIQHAVLDMERDRTGNLKKLLRRDASTQTDKSESLMFIEVDRHNESSSLDELKSAIETVVKEVRVAVGDYEGMRDSAEALIKEFSKLPKSIAAADIAEAGEFIKWVVADHFTFLGSVEYAYKKSGDDITLEVVKDSQKGIMKSHTESHHRLKLSDLPKRTQEHILKPDIFTFAKSSERSRVHRPAYPDYISVKKFNAKGEVIGERRFLGLYTAKVYNERPSEIPLLRRKTAEVIERSGLNLADYGGKELDQILSVYPRDELFQINSDELFDVAMGILYVQERRKIRLFMREDAYGRFVSCLVYVPREIYSTDLRRKMEKVLVEAVNGVDIDFMTFFSESVLARTQFSIRVSPVENRELNVAELQNKIIAIAQSWQDGLMEALYEAHGEELANRYIHLYQNAFKSSYKEAFSPRRAVIDIDHIAAVSGGKPLSMSFYRALEEDEKIIHFKLFHGEEPVTLSDVLPIFENMGLRVIGEHPYGTTDRAGNKVWIHDFTLSTYSNQVVDIHKVRPIFEELFQKVWSGEAESDPFNRLVLAAYLNWRQIAMLRSYARYMRQIRVSNSQHFISNTLVNHVGLTEKILALFEARFSPNIHASEVKRKAAQEKIEIDFNEALDNVSNLSEDKILRLYIELTKATLRTNYYQATPEGQEKSYMSFKLSPRLISDIPLPVPMFEIFVYSPRIEGVHLRGGKVARGGLRWSDRYEDYRTEVLGLVKAQQVKNAVIVPVGAKGGFVAKKLPDGDRDAFMKEGVACYQTFIRGLLDVTDNLIEGELVPPKQVVRHDEDDYYLVVAADKGTATFSDIANQISDDYNFWLGDAFASGGSHGYDHKKMGITARGAWVSVERLFREMGHNTATTDFTVVGIGDMAGDVFGNGMLRSKHTRLVAAFNHMHIFVDPNPDAAKSFGERQRLFDLPRSSWEDYDSKLISKGGGVFNRSAKSIPISDEMKGLLGTSCDRMPPNMLISHILKAQVDLIWIGGIGTYFKASSESHNDVGDKANDGLRIDGKEIRAKVVGEGGNLGFTQLARVEFSLAGGRLNTDFIDNAGGVDCSDHEVNIKILLNEVVANGDLTEKQRNKMLSEMTDDVAELVLKNNYRQTQAISIACSDSLGRVEEYRRLINSMEASGKLNRSLEFIPDDEVIAERKALGKGLSRPELSVLISYVKGDLKELITNSTLPDDKCLSHEIELVFPEKLVKKFGKEVHNHKLRREIIATQIANDMVNHMGITFVERLRQSTGASSAAVALAYIIARDAFRLEHWWEQIEALDYRVSSDTQMNMMSELMRLIRRACRWLLRNRRSELNVAANMEKFAKGIQEISGNLSSYLTGDPKEAWDKTYNQLTEEGVPKEIAETVAGAGHLYSALGIIEAQDMSGSPISRVANVYYALGDRLDLSWFGQQLNILTPTTHWQALAREAFREDLDWQQRALTVGVLKMKNAPDEVEKRLDIWVDYHRDLIDRWTVMLSELKTTTETEFSMYSVALRELLDLAQSTAHQVEY; encoded by the coding sequence ATGAACCATGTTACGACCGATTCAAAAGCGATTTTTCTAAAGCAATTAACAGATGCTTTTGAAGAGAAACTAGATAAGGCTGAAGCAAAAAAGGTGACTGATTTTGTCTTCCAGTTTTTTGGTGGCTTGCCAATGGAGGAGATCACCGGTAAGCGTTTCTCGGATATTTACGGGGCGGTATTAGCAAGCTGGAAGTTTATTCAGCATCATAATTTTAAACATCCAAAAGTGCGGGTGTTTAATCCAGATTTAGAAGAGGATGGTTGGCAATCTACCCATACCGTTTTGGCTGTATTACACCAGAATATCCCATTTCTAGTCGACTCCGTCAGAATGGCCCTAAACGAACGGGAGTTAACGGTACACTCAATTCAGCATGCAGTTCTGGATATGGAGCGAGATCGTACGGGTAACCTGAAAAAGCTATTGCGACGAGATGCTTCAACACAAACTGATAAATCAGAGTCGTTAATGTTTATAGAGGTAGATCGCCATAATGAATCCTCTAGTTTGGACGAGCTTAAATCGGCTATTGAAACCGTAGTCAAAGAGGTCAGGGTTGCGGTAGGTGACTATGAGGGGATGCGTGATAGTGCAGAAGCCTTGATCAAAGAATTTAGCAAATTGCCTAAGTCTATTGCTGCAGCCGATATTGCAGAGGCTGGCGAGTTTATAAAGTGGGTTGTGGCTGACCACTTTACATTTTTAGGTTCGGTTGAGTATGCCTATAAGAAATCCGGCGATGATATTACCCTCGAAGTCGTTAAAGACTCCCAAAAGGGCATAATGAAAAGTCACACCGAAAGTCATCACAGGCTCAAGTTGTCTGACCTACCCAAGCGTACCCAGGAGCATATCTTAAAACCAGATATTTTTACCTTTGCCAAGTCATCAGAGCGGTCTAGAGTGCACCGTCCGGCTTACCCAGATTATATCTCTGTTAAAAAATTCAACGCTAAAGGAGAGGTTATTGGCGAGCGTCGTTTTCTGGGCCTTTATACTGCAAAGGTTTATAACGAACGCCCTTCTGAAATTCCATTACTACGCCGAAAAACAGCAGAAGTTATTGAGCGATCAGGGCTTAATCTGGCTGATTACGGCGGCAAAGAGCTTGATCAGATATTATCGGTTTACCCCAGAGATGAGCTATTTCAGATAAATAGTGATGAATTGTTTGATGTAGCGATGGGGATTCTTTATGTACAGGAGCGCCGCAAGATTAGGCTGTTTATGCGTGAAGATGCTTATGGTCGGTTTGTTTCGTGCCTTGTTTATGTCCCGAGGGAGATCTACAGCACCGACCTAAGACGTAAAATGGAGAAAGTACTAGTCGAGGCAGTCAATGGTGTGGATATTGACTTTATGACCTTTTTCTCTGAGTCGGTACTAGCCCGAACCCAGTTTAGCATTCGCGTGAGTCCGGTCGAAAACCGAGAGCTTAATGTAGCCGAACTGCAAAATAAAATTATTGCGATTGCGCAATCTTGGCAAGACGGATTGATGGAAGCGCTTTACGAAGCCCACGGTGAAGAGTTAGCTAACCGCTATATTCACCTCTATCAGAATGCATTTAAGTCGAGCTATAAAGAGGCTTTCTCACCAAGGCGAGCGGTGATTGATATTGACCATATTGCGGCGGTATCGGGTGGTAAGCCTCTCTCCATGAGTTTTTATAGAGCGCTGGAAGAGGACGAGAAAATCATCCACTTTAAGCTCTTCCATGGCGAGGAGCCAGTGACCTTGTCTGATGTGTTGCCAATCTTTGAGAATATGGGGTTAAGGGTTATTGGTGAGCACCCTTATGGCACTACTGATCGGGCAGGTAACAAAGTGTGGATTCATGATTTCACGCTGTCGACATACTCAAACCAAGTGGTTGATATACACAAGGTCAGGCCGATCTTTGAGGAGCTTTTCCAGAAAGTCTGGTCGGGTGAGGCAGAAAGCGACCCGTTTAACCGACTGGTATTGGCGGCTTATTTAAACTGGCGACAAATCGCGATGTTACGCTCTTATGCTCGCTATATGAGACAGATTAGAGTGAGTAATAGTCAGCACTTTATCTCTAATACCTTGGTCAATCATGTTGGGCTGACTGAGAAAATTTTAGCGTTATTTGAGGCTCGATTCTCTCCTAATATCCATGCTAGCGAGGTAAAACGAAAAGCTGCGCAAGAGAAGATAGAGATCGACTTTAATGAAGCGTTAGACAACGTATCTAACCTCAGTGAAGATAAAATACTGCGACTCTATATAGAGTTAACCAAGGCGACTTTGCGCACAAATTATTATCAGGCAACACCAGAGGGGCAAGAAAAATCTTATATGTCCTTCAAGCTTAGTCCGCGTTTGATATCCGATATTCCATTACCGGTGCCGATGTTTGAGATTTTTGTCTATTCTCCGCGAATTGAAGGGGTGCATTTAAGAGGTGGCAAAGTCGCTAGAGGCGGTTTGCGTTGGTCTGACCGTTATGAGGATTACCGTACCGAAGTGCTTGGACTCGTTAAAGCTCAACAAGTTAAAAATGCGGTTATCGTGCCAGTAGGAGCAAAAGGTGGTTTTGTTGCTAAAAAATTGCCAGACGGTGATCGTGATGCATTTATGAAAGAAGGGGTTGCTTGTTATCAGACCTTTATTCGCGGCTTGCTAGATGTAACCGACAATCTGATCGAGGGTGAATTAGTACCACCCAAGCAGGTCGTTAGACATGATGAGGATGACTATTACCTAGTTGTTGCTGCCGACAAAGGTACGGCCACGTTCTCTGATATCGCGAATCAGATATCGGATGACTACAACTTCTGGCTAGGGGACGCGTTTGCCTCGGGCGGAAGTCATGGTTATGACCATAAAAAAATGGGGATTACCGCCAGAGGTGCGTGGGTATCGGTTGAAAGACTATTCAGAGAGATGGGGCACAATACCGCCACCACAGACTTTACCGTTGTGGGTATAGGTGATATGGCGGGTGATGTGTTTGGTAACGGTATGCTGCGCTCCAAGCACACGCGCTTGGTAGCCGCGTTTAACCATATGCATATATTCGTAGATCCAAACCCTGATGCAGCCAAGAGCTTCGGCGAGCGACAGCGATTATTTGATTTACCTCGCTCATCATGGGAAGACTATGACAGTAAATTAATCTCGAAAGGAGGAGGGGTCTTTAATCGCTCAGCTAAGTCGATACCCATCAGTGATGAGATGAAAGGGCTGCTTGGCACTAGTTGTGACCGCATGCCGCCGAACATGTTGATTTCCCACATTCTAAAAGCTCAGGTCGATTTAATTTGGATAGGTGGTATTGGAACTTACTTTAAGGCGTCGTCCGAGTCACATAACGATGTTGGTGACAAGGCGAACGATGGCTTAAGAATAGATGGCAAAGAGATTCGTGCAAAAGTAGTCGGAGAGGGTGGTAACCTTGGGTTTACCCAGTTGGCCCGAGTAGAGTTCAGTTTGGCAGGCGGTCGCTTGAATACCGACTTTATTGATAATGCTGGTGGGGTCGATTGCTCAGATCATGAGGTTAATATCAAAATACTGCTCAATGAGGTAGTAGCAAATGGAGATTTAACCGAGAAGCAGCGTAATAAAATGTTGTCTGAAATGACCGATGATGTCGCTGAATTGGTGCTAAAAAATAATTATCGTCAAACCCAGGCCATTAGTATTGCCTGTTCAGACTCATTGGGACGTGTAGAAGAGTATCGACGTCTGATTAACTCTATGGAAGCCTCAGGCAAACTCAACCGATCACTGGAATTTATTCCAGATGATGAGGTTATTGCTGAACGAAAAGCGCTAGGCAAAGGGTTGTCGCGACCTGAATTATCAGTGCTTATTTCATATGTCAAAGGTGATCTGAAAGAACTAATCACTAATAGTACGTTACCTGATGATAAATGCCTGTCCCATGAAATTGAATTGGTGTTCCCAGAAAAACTCGTTAAAAAGTTTGGCAAAGAGGTTCATAACCATAAGCTACGTCGTGAAATTATTGCGACCCAGATAGCAAACGATATGGTAAACCACATGGGAATAACCTTTGTTGAGCGATTACGACAATCGACAGGGGCTTCTTCAGCAGCGGTTGCCCTGGCTTACATTATCGCCAGAGATGCATTTAGGTTGGAGCACTGGTGGGAGCAGATAGAGGCTCTGGATTATCGGGTTAGCAGCGACACGCAAATGAATATGATGAGCGAGTTGATGAGGTTGATTCGCCGTGCTTGTCGTTGGCTGTTGCGCAATCGACGTAGCGAGCTTAATGTTGCTGCAAATATGGAGAAGTTTGCAAAAGGTATCCAAGAGATATCCGGTAATTTATCGAGTTATCTAACAGGTGACCCTAAAGAAGCTTGGGATAAAACCTACAATCAGTTGACGGAAGAAGGTGTACCAAAAGAGATTGCTGAAACTGTTGCTGGTGCAGGTCATCTCTATTCGGCGTTGGGCATTATAGAAGCTCAGGATATGAGTGGCTCACCTATCAGTCGAGTGGCTAATGTCTATTATGCCTTAGGTGATCGTCTTGATTTGAGTTGGTTTGGTCAGCAGTTAAATATCTTAACGCCGACGACCCATTGGCAAGCATTGGCTAGAGAGGCCTTCCGTGAAGACCTAGATTGGCAGCAGCGCGCCTTAACTGTGGGTGTTCTAAAAATGAAGAACGCGCCAGATGAAGTGGAAAAGCGATTGGATATTTGGGTTGATTATCATCGCGACTTAATTGATCGTTGGACGGTTATGTTGTCTGAGTTAAAAACGACAACAGAGACGGAGTTTTCAATGTACTCGGTTGCCTTGAGAGAGCTGTTAGATCTTGCCCAAAGCACTGCGCATCAGGTGGAGTACTAG